ATTAAAAATGAAAAAAAATATTATTATTATACTAAGCTCTTTTTTAATAAGTAGTTGCACCTTTTTTCCTCCTTACAAAGTTTGGCAGCAAGAAAAGGAGGGAGAAGCTGAACTGGCACGAGCAACAGCAAATAGGAAAATTCGAGTACTTGAAGCAGAAGCAAAAAAAGATGCTGCGGTTTCCGAAGCTCAATCAGAAATTGAGAGAGCTAAAGGCGTTGCAAAAGCCAACGAAATTATAGGGAACTCTCTAAAAAATAATGAGAGTTACTTACGTTATCTTTGGATATCTAACTTAAATGGCAACAATAAAGAAGTTATTTATATACCGACTGAGGCAAATCTACCCATACTCGAAGCGGGCAAACGGTAATATTATTATGGAGAAATCCCTATGGAATTCGCAGATAAAAACAGCACAATTCTAGCACAACTAAAATACGCAATTGCAGAGGCAGAAAAAAATCAACACGCTCCAGATGTTGAAATTATTGTGCGAGAGAGCGTAGATGTTGAAATTAGAAAAATTAACTACAGCCATGAGACGGGAACGATTAGAATATTTTTAAATGTTATTGATATTTATTAACGGAGGCTTAAATTGAAAGAATATAAAAAATTTACCTGCATAACTCCGCGCGAAGCCGTTGAGTACGTTTTAAATAATGGGATGGTTTTTATTTCAGATAGCCAAGTTTACATTGGACGAAATAAGCACGGCCAGACGTTTAAATATTCAGACGACAGAGCAATCGAAGTTCAGGATGAGCTGGAAATCGCGTTAGAAATATTACAAGCACACTACATATACCCCACGTAAATAAAAACAAACAAAGCTCTAAAATAAAATAATAAACATTAAAAAGGAGGTGCTAGCTGAACACATACGAAAATTTAACTAACGCAATTGTCGCTCGGCTCTACTCAAATGTAGAGCCTTTTTTACGGCAGAGGCGCGGAAGTTGCGCCGATTATCTCATAAGTGAAAGTTACTGTTTAGAAGTAAAAATTGATTTTGCAGCCGCAAAAACTGGAAATATTTTTGTAGAAACCGCGACAAAACGTGGCGATAAAATCACAGACTCGGGCGTTACTTTAGCAGCTAAGCACAACTACAGAATGCTGTACATACTCCCGAATTCTGACAACGAGACGTACGAATGCTTTGAAATTCCAGCCGAGAAACTACTACAAATTGCTGAAAAACATGGACGTAAATCACAGACACGGCCGTACGTAAATGGCAATTTCGGTGGATTTTTTGGCGTCGGCTACATTTTAAAATTGCAACATTTGCGCGAAAATACAACTATCCTAACAACTGTAAAAACTGGAGAAATAAAATGAGAGTTGCTTTAGCTGGAAAGTTAGGTGCAGGAAAAAATACAGTTTTTGAAATTTTGAAAGAAATCCACGGTGAGCTGCGGGAAGAAAAATTCGCAGCGCCGCTTTACGTCGCAGTTTCTGAAGTGCAGCAACTCTTTGGAGAGACGCCGCATAAAGACGGCCGATTGTTGCAATTGCTTGGCGAGCACTACAGAGCAAAATGCGGCAGTGATTTTTTCGCCAAATGGCTGGTTGCGAGAGTGAAAAATAGCGATAATTTCTGCATCACAGATTTACGCTTTCCGGATGAGTTTGAGCATGCGAAACGGAAAAATATTAAAATTATAAAAATTGTTCGCGATGAAAATTTGCGAGCACATTATAGCGCTGGCCGCGATTTAAATCACAGTACGGAGGTCGCGCTTGACAATTATGATGATTTAAGTTTCGATGCTGTTATTAATAATAACGGAGGCTTGGATGAACTTAAAAAAATTGTCGGCGATGTTTATATACAGTTGTTTGATAGCGGCGGTAATTAGTTGCGGTAAAAAAAGCGATAGTAAAAATGCTGCTGCAGTTGACGAGGAAGGATACATTGAAGCTGCTAAGGATATCGTGAAAGTTGAAGTTCCTTTTTCTAGAGCTCAGTGGGTTTTTAAAACTGTACCCTTTGCTAAACCTAATTCCAACGATTTTTATAAGCTACCTCCCTTTTTAGAACTATATTTTGGGGACTTGGAAGACGAAAAAATAACTGTGCAGTTTAACGATATAGACCAAACTACATGCGTATACTCAGGTATAAAATTAGTTGACGACGTTCAGACAATACCTCTAGAACAATGTAATAACGGTAAATATGCTTTGAGTGTATTACGATGGGACAAGGAAACGTTTATACATATTTCTACGGGTAACCCTATTTCATATGCCCGAGTAAATTTTTACGCAGGCGCATACCTCCCCTCAAGACTATAAAAAAATATAGTAGTAATTTTAATTAACTTTCAACTTGCAGGCGCTGCTTTTAGTGCCTGCATTTTTTTTTGTTGGAGAACTAAAAACATGGATATCTCGCGCTTATCCCGAAAATACCGCTACGAAAACGGCAATTTTATTCAAAATAGCGGCCGTTACGTCGGTGACACAGTAGACCAAAAAAGAATACAAAAAGAATTAATAGACGCGGGTGTAACTATCGAAGAAATTCCTGAAGCACTTAATGCCCTCGCGAGTGCATGCTCTAAAAAATTTACAGACAACAGCGACGATATTGAGAATGAAATTTTAGAAATAATAAACAATAATAAATCAATAATGTCAGACTATCGTTTGGTTAAAATACGCGGCCAACTAGAGACATTTACGTATTTTTATAACGGCCGTATTGCCCGATTAATTCAAGCAGGAGTCCCTAAAACGCAAGAGTGGGTTGAGATTTTGCGCAACAGCAAGCCTCGAGAATTGGCTGCAGTACACAAACAACTTGCACATAAAATCAACCCCAAACGGCCAAACGCTGTCACAATAGAGTGTACGGCGGAGAGGATTATCAACCAATTATCTATAGACATGTATATGGACGAAGACGCGTTTTTAGAACTTGAACAAGCCCCGCGACCAGTTTCGTTAAGTACAGACGATATACTGAGTTCGCAAAAAATAGACTACAGCCCCAACGACAACCCGCAATTAAATCCAACATTGCAAGAGTTGCTGTCGCGTTGCACAGACTCCGAATATTTATGTGCGATTTTATGGTTAATGTTTTGCGGTAAAAAGACGCCTTACGTAGTGTATTTGTACGGCGAAGGTGGGGAGGGTAAATCTTCATTCACGGGATTTTTAACTCGCATGCTCGGTGAAGCTATTACCGCTACATTTGATAGTAATAATAATTTTAGCAACATAGGGATGTTCAATAAAGCGTTGATATTGTTAAGCGAAAATGTGAACTGTCGCCTACTGCAAAAATCTGAGGTTAAAGCGCTGACGGGCGATAGCTACGTTAGCATAGAACCAAAAGGAAAAGACAGA
The DNA window shown above is from Fluviispira vulneris and carries:
- a CDS encoding membrane protease subunit, with amino-acid sequence MKKNIIIILSSFLISSCTFFPPYKVWQQEKEGEAELARATANRKIRVLEAEAKKDAAVSEAQSEIERAKGVAKANEIIGNSLKNNESYLRYLWISNLNGNNKEVIYIPTEANLPILEAGKR
- a CDS encoding deoxynucleotide monophosphate kinase family protein produces the protein MRVALAGKLGAGKNTVFEILKEIHGELREEKFAAPLYVAVSEVQQLFGETPHKDGRLLQLLGEHYRAKCGSDFFAKWLVARVKNSDNFCITDLRFPDEFEHAKRKNIKIIKIVRDENLRAHYSAGRDLNHSTEVALDNYDDLSFDAVINNNGGLDELKKIVGDVYIQLFDSGGN
- a CDS encoding DUF5906 domain-containing protein — its product is MDISRLSRKYRYENGNFIQNSGRYVGDTVDQKRIQKELIDAGVTIEEIPEALNALASACSKKFTDNSDDIENEILEIINNNKSIMSDYRLVKIRGQLETFTYFYNGRIARLIQAGVPKTQEWVEILRNSKPRELAAVHKQLAHKINPKRPNAVTIECTAERIINQLSIDMYMDEDAFLELEQAPRPVSLSTDDILSSQKIDYSPNDNPQLNPTLQELLSRCTDSEYLCAILWLMFCGKKTPYVVYLYGEGGEGKSSFTGFLTRMLGEAITATFDSNNNFSNIGMFNKALILLSENVNCRLLQKSEVKALTGDSYVSIEPKGKDRFSAKLSGLLMVDSNTLPLLEGENYEFRRLRLFRFSQFKCNTEIDKETYENMLSENFNDFLNHCRICYEKLGGANTVPASPAQIAEFGSLKDLAAITASKNLWRQVKKAGHYELDSHGTVDEAGFYQALSTCGNLRELRKSYADRDLFSYLRTQHGVVREKGRIKGISVVAPEGTYFDATSAG